The DNA segment CGCTAACCACCGACGGTCGAGTACTTAACGGTGTCGTCGTCGCGCGACAGCCCGATGGTGCCATCGAGCTACAGATTTCAGCCGACCAGAGCATACGTCTGGCTGCTGAGGAAATTGAACGGCTGAGTCCGAGTCAAATCTCGATCATGCCTAGCGGGATGCTGGAATTGCTAACGCCCCGGGACTTGGCTGATTTGCTGAGTCTATTGGAAGCGGCTTTGTAGAAATTGCGTGAATCAGTACTGATTTGACCCGCAGCAGTGCTGGCAGTCAGTCGCCTCCGCCCATATCGCGATTGAGCGATTCAAGAATCATACTCATTTCAGCAGATTCATGAGCTTTCAGGGACCGATTGAAATCGGCAAAACGATCTGCGGCTGAATCCAGCTGTGGGTGCTTACCTGAGCACTGTTTGACTACGGATTCAGCTATCTCCCGAATTGTGTTATACAGTGGAGCATGTTGGTCGCGCAGCTTGACAGCTTGTTCATGGAATCGCGGCGACTCTTCTAGGGCGTGGTCGAAGTAACCGTAGGCCTCTTCCAATGAAAAATGCAGCGCTAATTGATCGACTAGGGCTTCGATCAATTCCAGAAACTGACGTGGGTGATTTTGTAATGCAATCCGATTGCCGGTCAGCTTTTCCAGTTCAACCAACAGCTTCTGCAATTGCAAGTGATCTTGTTTGATCTCCTGAAAGAAAGGTGCGTTGACCGTGATCCGTGTGGAGGATTTATCAACCATAGTCCGCTCCCAGTCGATCGAGGATTATCGAACTCGTGCGGTCTAGCCTACACTCTCGTTGAAGCCGAAGCAACGTGGTTTCGTCAAAATACAGGTTGCAAAAAAGGCGTCAGAAACTATTCGAGTTCCCGCAGCAACTGGAGCAATAACGGCAGGGGCTCGTCCGCTTGGCGACTTTCCGAGGCCGTCAAATCCCAGGCCTTCAACCAGCGCGTTTCTTGACGCGTGAGTCCGAAATCTTGCAGCAAGTGTTGTTCCAGGTCAGGCAAGTGCGCTGCTCCGTAGAAGATGCCGATTTTTCGACGCCCCATGTCGATTTGCTTCTTTAATCCGCGCAACGCTTCGGCATTGCGATCCACGACCAACAACTGATTGAGCGATCCGCCCATAGCTTGGTCCAGGGCACCGGCTGACGAAAACTGTTTGGCCAGCATGATCTTGGCCTTCTGTGGATTGCTCAACAACTCGACAAGGCTCAGCGGATTTTCCAGCGGATCATTGGTCACAGCATCGCCCTGCGCAGCCTCATTACCCGTCGCCAGATTCTGTTGTCGTAACGACTCCAAAACTGTGGACAAAACCAACGTG comes from the Pirellulaceae bacterium genome and includes:
- a CDS encoding hemerythrin domain-containing protein; the protein is MVDKSSTRITVNAPFFQEIKQDHLQLQKLLVELEKLTGNRIALQNHPRQFLELIEALVDQLALHFSLEEAYGYFDHALEESPRFHEQAVKLRDQHAPLYNTIREIAESVVKQCSGKHPQLDSAADRFADFNRSLKAHESAEMSMILESLNRDMGGGD